The following are encoded together in the Halopiger aswanensis genome:
- a CDS encoding class I SAM-dependent methyltransferase — protein sequence MDIPKTVTTALEDRPVEDAVCLEAGAGAGNTTAGLLAGGAARVYAVTNDREHAHTTVDRLFADGDDSGSGRADDRRGRVAVLEADLRQIPLPDDSVDLITAHGLFNVLSPADLEAVAEELTRVAAPGCHLVVDDYEPLPDGAAVRKLFALENAAAELAAGRPALTFYPAAVLRRLFAGYGWEFDRRRTLLEPVPWTDKHLAAHAAVVREQTERLPDSSETGKILGERADQLADSIGSESVGEMYSVAMRLPT from the coding sequence ATGGATATCCCGAAAACAGTCACGACCGCCCTCGAAGACCGACCGGTCGAGGATGCGGTCTGTCTGGAAGCCGGTGCCGGCGCCGGGAATACGACCGCCGGCCTACTCGCCGGCGGTGCGGCCCGCGTCTACGCCGTCACGAACGACCGCGAGCACGCGCACACGACCGTCGACCGGTTGTTCGCGGACGGGGACGATAGCGGGAGCGGCAGGGCGGACGATCGGCGCGGTCGGGTCGCCGTCCTCGAGGCCGACCTCCGGCAGATTCCCCTCCCGGACGATTCGGTCGATCTTATCACCGCCCACGGGCTATTCAACGTGCTCTCGCCGGCCGATCTCGAGGCCGTCGCCGAGGAGTTGACCCGCGTCGCCGCACCGGGCTGTCACCTCGTGGTCGACGACTACGAACCGCTACCCGACGGCGCCGCCGTCCGGAAGCTGTTCGCCCTCGAGAACGCGGCCGCGGAGCTGGCGGCCGGCCGGCCAGCGCTGACCTTCTACCCCGCGGCGGTGCTCCGTCGCCTGTTCGCCGGCTACGGCTGGGAATTCGATCGACGGCGGACGCTGCTCGAGCCGGTGCCCTGGACCGACAAACACCTCGCGGCCCACGCCGCCGTCGTCCGCGAGCAGACGGAGCGGCTCCCGGACTCGAGCGAGACGGGAAAAATACTCGGCGAGCGCGCCGACCAACTCGCGGACTCGATCGGCTCGGAGTCGGTCGGCGAGATGTACAGCGTCGCGATGCGGCTGCCGACCTAA
- the mvaD gene encoding phosphomevalonate decarboxylase MvaD codes for MKATAMAHPIQGLVKYHGMRDDIERLPYHDSISVCTAPSHTRTTVEFSMDYDEDTFVVDGEELEGRAKERVEAVVEKARSRSDAAHTVYPVRLESENSFPTNVGLGSSSSGFAAAAMALAEAAELDASREEISTIARVGSASAARAVTGAFSQLHTGMNDEDCRSRRVPSDLHEDLKIIVGLVPYHKETEDAHDEAAESHMFQARNAHIHGQIAKMRDALRNDDFDAAFELAEHDSLSLAATTMTGPEGWVYWQPATIAIFNRVRELREEEDIPVYFSTDTGASVYVNTTEEHAEYVEEEISDCGVSTTIWDVGGPARLLDEDEHLF; via the coding sequence ATGAAAGCGACCGCGATGGCCCACCCGATCCAGGGGTTGGTCAAGTATCACGGGATGCGCGACGACATCGAGCGGCTTCCCTACCACGACAGTATCAGCGTCTGTACCGCGCCGAGCCACACGCGAACCACCGTCGAGTTCTCGATGGACTACGACGAGGACACCTTCGTCGTCGACGGCGAGGAACTCGAGGGGCGAGCCAAAGAGCGCGTCGAGGCCGTCGTCGAGAAGGCTCGCTCGCGATCCGACGCCGCGCACACGGTCTACCCGGTACGCCTCGAGAGCGAGAACAGCTTCCCGACGAACGTCGGGCTGGGCTCCTCTTCCTCGGGCTTCGCGGCGGCGGCGATGGCGCTCGCGGAGGCCGCCGAACTCGACGCCTCGCGCGAGGAAATCTCGACCATCGCGCGCGTCGGCTCCGCGTCGGCCGCCCGCGCGGTGACGGGCGCGTTCTCGCAGCTCCACACGGGGATGAACGACGAGGACTGCCGCTCGCGGCGGGTGCCGAGCGACCTCCACGAGGACCTCAAAATTATCGTCGGCCTGGTTCCCTACCACAAGGAGACCGAGGACGCCCACGACGAGGCCGCCGAGAGCCACATGTTCCAGGCGCGCAACGCCCACATCCACGGACAGATCGCGAAGATGCGCGACGCCCTCCGGAACGACGACTTCGACGCGGCGTTCGAACTCGCCGAGCACGACTCGCTCTCGCTGGCCGCGACCACGATGACCGGCCCGGAGGGGTGGGTCTACTGGCAGCCGGCCACCATCGCGATCTTCAACCGCGTGCGCGAACTGCGCGAGGAGGAGGACATTCCGGTCTACTTCTCGACCGACACCGGCGCCAGCGTCTACGTCAACACCACCGAGGAACACGCCGAGTACGTCGAGGAGGAGATTTCCGACTGCGGCGTCTCGACGACCATCTGGGACGTCGGCGGCCCCGCGCGCCTGCTCGACGAGGACGAGCACCTCTTCTAA
- the carB gene encoding carbamoyl-phosphate synthase large subunit produces the protein MSTDTTDRAGDGRKILLIGSGPIQIGQAAEFDYSGAQACRALQEEGAEVVLVNSNPATIMTDPEMADEVYIEPITTDAIAEIIKKENPDGVIAGLGGQTGLNVTAELAEEGVLDEYDVDIMGTPLDTIYATEDRDLFRQRMEKIGQPVPGSTTISLEEGEEVSELTEEDLRERVQAAVDEVGGLPVIARTTYTLGGSGSGVVHDFDELLQRVRKGLRLSRNSEVLITESIAGWVEYEYEVMRDADDSCIIICNMENIDPMGIHTGESTVVTPSQIVPDEGHQEMRTAALEVIRELGIQGGCNIQFAWRDDGTPGGEYRVVEVNPRVSRSSALASKATGYPIARVTAKVALGKRLHEIENEITGETTAAFEPAIDYVVTKVPRWPKDKFDDVDFELTTAMKSTGEAMAIGRTFEESLLKALRSSEYEPDVDWADVSDEELEEQYLERPSPDRPYAMFEAFERGYTTEEVVELTGIFEWYTERYKRIAESTRAAQEGDFTEAAIAGRTNATIAAAAGADVDTVEQEVPGRTYKQVDTCAGEFEAETPYYYSSRKNEFESGPLKGDAAAGELEVDRDVESVIVVGGGPIRIGQGVEFDYCSVHAVRALRELGIDAHVVNNNPETVSTDYDTSDGLFFEPITAEEVADVAEATGADGVMVQFGGQTSVNIGEPLEDELERRGLDCEIMGTSVEAMDLAEDRDRFNALMDELEISQPDGGTAFSKEEALQLAHDIGYPVLVRPSYVLGGRAMDIVYSDEELETYIEEAVRVSPDKPILVDDFLEDAVELDVDAVSDGRDVLIGGIMEHVESAGVHSGDSACMIPPRSLDADTLARVREVTEDIAEGLKTKGLLNVQLAVTGVHDPDAEPEVFVLEANPRSSRTVPYVSKATGVPIAKLAAKVMAGETLSSLEAQEQIPEHTSIKEVVLPFDRLPGSDPRLGPEMKSTGEVMGTASDFGTAYWKAQQAAHNDVSGGTAVVDLDVDGFEDHFEIAEFDDVPQAIREGKVDFVVSRDRDSLEMAVEEEIPYLSTEASATAYVEALESFDGDLEVDTVSDRPKRVAEWGGGELQ, from the coding sequence ATGAGTACGGACACTACAGACCGTGCAGGGGACGGACGCAAAATCCTCCTGATCGGGAGCGGCCCGATCCAGATCGGACAGGCCGCCGAATTCGACTACTCCGGCGCACAGGCCTGCCGGGCGCTTCAGGAGGAGGGTGCGGAGGTCGTCCTCGTCAACTCCAATCCGGCGACGATCATGACGGACCCGGAGATGGCCGACGAGGTGTACATCGAGCCGATCACGACCGACGCCATCGCCGAGATCATCAAGAAGGAGAACCCCGACGGCGTCATCGCCGGCCTCGGCGGCCAGACCGGGCTCAACGTCACCGCCGAGCTCGCCGAGGAGGGCGTCCTCGACGAGTACGACGTCGACATCATGGGGACGCCGCTGGACACCATCTACGCGACCGAGGACCGCGACCTCTTCCGCCAGCGCATGGAGAAGATCGGCCAGCCGGTCCCCGGCTCGACCACCATCTCGCTCGAGGAAGGCGAGGAGGTCTCGGAACTGACCGAGGAGGACCTCCGCGAACGCGTGCAGGCCGCTGTCGACGAGGTCGGCGGGCTGCCGGTCATCGCTCGCACCACCTACACGCTGGGCGGCTCCGGCTCGGGCGTCGTCCACGACTTCGATGAACTCCTCCAGCGCGTCCGCAAGGGGCTGCGCCTCTCGCGTAACAGCGAGGTGCTGATCACCGAGTCGATCGCGGGCTGGGTCGAGTACGAGTACGAGGTCATGCGCGACGCCGACGACTCCTGTATCATCATCTGCAACATGGAGAACATCGACCCGATGGGCATCCACACCGGGGAGTCGACGGTCGTCACGCCCTCGCAGATCGTCCCCGACGAGGGTCACCAGGAGATGCGCACCGCCGCGCTCGAGGTCATCCGGGAACTCGGCATTCAGGGCGGCTGTAACATCCAGTTCGCCTGGCGCGACGACGGCACCCCCGGCGGCGAGTACCGCGTCGTCGAGGTCAACCCGCGCGTCTCCCGTTCCTCCGCGCTGGCCTCCAAGGCGACCGGCTACCCGATCGCCCGCGTGACCGCGAAGGTTGCCCTGGGCAAGCGCCTCCACGAGATCGAGAACGAGATTACCGGCGAGACCACCGCGGCGTTCGAGCCCGCGATCGACTACGTCGTCACGAAGGTCCCGCGCTGGCCCAAAGACAAGTTCGACGACGTCGACTTCGAACTGACGACGGCGATGAAGTCGACCGGCGAGGCGATGGCCATCGGCCGCACCTTCGAGGAGTCGCTGTTGAAGGCGCTTCGCTCCTCAGAATATGAGCCGGACGTCGACTGGGCCGACGTCTCGGACGAGGAACTCGAGGAGCAGTATCTCGAGCGTCCCTCGCCGGACCGTCCCTACGCGATGTTCGAGGCCTTCGAGCGCGGCTACACCACCGAGGAAGTCGTCGAACTGACGGGCATCTTCGAGTGGTACACCGAGCGCTACAAGCGCATCGCGGAGTCCACCCGCGCGGCCCAGGAGGGCGACTTCACCGAGGCCGCGATCGCCGGCCGCACCAACGCCACGATCGCCGCCGCAGCGGGCGCCGACGTCGACACCGTCGAGCAGGAGGTTCCGGGCCGCACCTACAAGCAGGTCGACACCTGCGCCGGCGAGTTCGAGGCCGAGACGCCGTACTACTACTCCTCGCGCAAGAACGAGTTCGAGTCCGGCCCGCTGAAGGGCGACGCCGCCGCGGGCGAACTCGAGGTCGACCGCGACGTCGAGAGCGTGATCGTCGTCGGCGGCGGCCCGATCCGCATCGGGCAGGGCGTGGAGTTCGACTACTGTTCGGTCCACGCGGTCCGCGCGCTCAGGGAGTTGGGTATCGACGCCCACGTCGTCAACAACAACCCCGAGACGGTCTCGACGGACTACGACACCTCCGACGGGCTGTTCTTCGAACCCATCACCGCCGAGGAGGTCGCCGACGTCGCCGAAGCAACCGGCGCCGACGGCGTGATGGTCCAGTTCGGCGGCCAGACGTCGGTCAACATCGGCGAACCGCTCGAGGACGAACTCGAGCGCCGCGGGCTCGACTGCGAGATCATGGGCACCTCCGTCGAGGCGATGGACTTAGCGGAGGACCGCGACCGCTTCAACGCCCTGATGGACGAACTCGAGATCTCTCAGCCCGACGGCGGGACCGCCTTCTCGAAGGAGGAGGCGCTGCAACTGGCCCACGACATCGGCTACCCCGTCCTCGTCCGTCCCTCCTACGTGCTGGGCGGCCGCGCGATGGACATCGTCTACAGCGACGAGGAACTCGAGACCTACATCGAGGAGGCCGTCCGCGTCTCCCCGGACAAGCCGATCCTCGTGGACGACTTCCTCGAGGACGCCGTCGAACTTGACGTCGACGCCGTCTCGGACGGCCGCGACGTGCTCATCGGCGGCATCATGGAACACGTCGAGAGCGCGGGCGTCCACTCCGGCGACTCCGCCTGTATGATCCCGCCGCGCTCGCTCGACGCGGACACGCTGGCCCGCGTCCGCGAAGTCACGGAGGACATCGCCGAGGGGCTCAAGACGAAGGGCCTGCTGAACGTCCAGCTCGCCGTTACCGGCGTTCACGACCCCGACGCGGAGCCCGAGGTGTTCGTCCTCGAGGCGAACCCGCGCTCCTCGCGCACCGTGCCCTACGTCTCGAAGGCGACCGGCGTCCCGATCGCCAAGCTCGCGGCGAAGGTCATGGCCGGCGAGACCCTCAGCAGTCTCGAGGCCCAGGAGCAGATCCCCGAGCACACCTCGATCAAGGAGGTCGTCCTGCCCTTCGACCGCCTGCCGGGTTCGGACCCGCGTCTCGGTCCGGAGATGAAGTCCACCGGCGAGGTCATGGGTACGGCCAGCGACTTCGGCACGGCCTACTGGAAGGCCCAGCAGGCCGCCCACAACGACGTCAGCGGCGGGACCGCGGTCGTCGACTTGGACGTCGACGGCTTCGAGGACCACTTCGAGATCGCCGAGTTCGACGACGTGCCCCAGGCGATCCGCGAGGGCAAGGTCGACTTCGTCGTCAGCCGCGACCGCGATAGCCTCGAGATGGCCGTCGAAGAGGAGATTCCGTACCTCTCGACGGAAGCCAGCGCCACGGCCTACGTCGAGGCGCTCGAGAGTTTTGACGGCGACCTCGAGGTCGACACCGTCAGCGACCGCCCGAAGCGCGTCGCCGAGTGGGGCGGCGGCGAACTGCAGTAA
- a CDS encoding DUF5815 family protein — MAEPRVPGSGTERQLELPCGETMDPHDVHLGMRDYTCACGDDHAVVTDAHPPSRFFPESLVAVLQETIETDDEFDRFGTPHLMGVVLEEFPEKVVTYDASDDGAVGYAMLWVTDFDSRRLHEIIVELVVELMEHAISHADDDAAISEFETQMLEFDVGEFVEQYRAQRNFESEHDRAI, encoded by the coding sequence ATGGCAGAGCCCCGCGTCCCGGGTTCCGGCACCGAACGGCAGCTCGAGCTTCCCTGCGGGGAGACGATGGATCCCCACGACGTCCATCTGGGGATGCGTGATTACACCTGCGCGTGTGGCGACGACCACGCCGTCGTCACCGACGCCCACCCGCCGTCGCGGTTCTTTCCGGAATCGCTCGTGGCCGTCCTTCAGGAGACGATCGAGACCGACGACGAGTTCGATCGGTTCGGCACGCCCCACCTCATGGGCGTCGTTCTGGAGGAGTTCCCCGAGAAGGTCGTCACCTACGACGCCAGCGACGACGGCGCCGTCGGCTACGCAATGTTGTGGGTCACCGACTTCGACTCGCGGCGGCTCCACGAGATCATCGTCGAACTAGTTGTCGAGCTCATGGAGCACGCGATCAGCCACGCCGACGACGACGCTGCGATTTCGGAATTCGAAACGCAGATGCTCGAGTTCGACGTGGGCGAGTTCGTCGAGCAGTACCGCGCCCAGCGGAATTTCGAAAGCGAGCACGATCGAGCGATCTGA
- a CDS encoding NAD(+)/NADH kinase → MDSAGRSGGDETGAVVGVVDRDTDGVDVPRDLEATLDSRGVAAAIERGDLETVLAADPALLVTVGERSLSAVARARADAPVLPAGSVAGIESVAPKRLPDALAAALEGDARERDRGLLTVEISPGDEDEGEDEAPVRERALFDVTLVTAEPASISEYSVRCRGDRVATFRADGVVVATPAGSHGYAAAVEGPQLSSAVDAVAVSPIAPFVTRTQRWVLPDDDLRLAVERDEGAVTVVADEREIGAVSLGTDVTISVEDALSTLVVSDEFLADG, encoded by the coding sequence ATGGATTCCGCCGGGCGGAGTGGAGGGGACGAGACCGGGGCCGTCGTCGGCGTCGTCGACCGCGATACCGACGGCGTCGACGTCCCTCGAGACCTCGAAGCCACCCTCGACTCCCGCGGCGTCGCGGCCGCGATCGAACGCGGCGACCTCGAGACCGTCCTCGCGGCCGATCCCGCGCTACTCGTCACGGTCGGCGAACGGTCTCTCTCGGCGGTAGCTCGAGCACGGGCCGACGCCCCCGTCCTTCCGGCTGGCAGCGTTGCCGGCATCGAATCGGTCGCCCCGAAGCGGCTGCCGGACGCGCTCGCGGCCGCACTCGAGGGGGACGCCCGTGAGCGTGACCGTGGGTTGCTGACGGTCGAAATCAGCCCCGGCGACGAAGACGAGGGCGAGGACGAGGCTCCCGTCCGCGAGCGGGCACTGTTCGACGTGACGCTCGTCACGGCGGAGCCGGCCAGTATCTCCGAGTACAGCGTCCGGTGTCGCGGCGACCGCGTCGCGACCTTTCGCGCCGACGGCGTCGTCGTCGCGACGCCGGCCGGGAGCCACGGCTACGCCGCCGCGGTCGAGGGGCCACAGCTCTCGTCGGCCGTCGACGCCGTCGCCGTCAGTCCGATCGCGCCGTTCGTCACGCGGACCCAGCGGTGGGTGCTCCCCGACGACGACCTCCGGCTCGCGGTCGAGCGCGACGAGGGCGCCGTCACCGTCGTCGCCGACGAGCGGGAGATCGGCGCCGTGTCACTCGGGACGGACGTCACGATCTCGGTCGAGGATGCGCTATCGACGCTGGTCGTTTCGGACGAGTTCCTCGCGGACGGCTAA
- a CDS encoding M28 family peptidase — protein MTDWIGDVFTSDVGWDHLEDLVDIGNRMAGSDGERRAAERTRDALAEAGARNARLDPFGIQGWTRGSSAIRANGDAVGGNCIALPRSPADRVEAPLVDLGYGLPEDFEERELEGRIVMVRSDIPDYYERYIHRREKYYHAVEQGAAGFVYRNHVEGCLPPTGSVGTEDDPIGEIPAVGVSSEAGARLARRFDGEEIELAVDAEVHEATSQNVHAELGPDTDERVLVTSHVDAHDIAEGALDNGAGTAMVVELANALAKREDELETRVEFVAFGAEEVGLTGSAHYAAETDRDSIEAVVNNDGVVRGRTLSLVTHGFDGLEAAVDAVADRYDHPIETVPKLGPHSDHWPFVQRGVPGYHVKSTSDDVGRGWGHTFADTLEKLERRTLREQAILLTELVVDLASADRAVEHRDPEAIAAELEAQDLAEGMRITGDWPYDD, from the coding sequence ATGACCGACTGGATCGGTGACGTCTTCACGAGCGACGTCGGCTGGGACCACCTCGAGGACCTGGTCGATATCGGCAACCGGATGGCCGGCAGCGACGGCGAACGGCGGGCTGCCGAGCGAACTCGCGACGCCCTCGCCGAGGCCGGCGCGCGAAACGCCCGCCTCGACCCCTTCGGGATTCAGGGTTGGACCCGTGGCTCGAGTGCGATCCGAGCGAACGGCGACGCGGTCGGCGGCAACTGCATCGCGCTTCCGCGCAGTCCGGCCGACCGCGTCGAAGCGCCGCTGGTCGATCTCGGCTACGGCCTCCCCGAGGATTTCGAGGAGCGCGAACTCGAGGGCCGGATCGTCATGGTCCGCAGCGACATTCCGGACTACTACGAGCGGTACATCCACCGCCGGGAGAAGTACTACCACGCGGTCGAGCAGGGCGCGGCCGGGTTCGTCTACCGCAACCACGTCGAAGGGTGTCTCCCGCCGACGGGCAGCGTCGGAACTGAAGACGATCCCATCGGCGAGATTCCGGCCGTCGGCGTCTCGAGCGAAGCGGGGGCCCGGCTCGCCCGCCGTTTCGACGGCGAAGAAATCGAACTCGCCGTCGACGCAGAGGTCCACGAGGCCACGAGTCAGAACGTCCACGCGGAACTCGGGCCCGACACCGACGAGCGCGTACTCGTGACGAGCCACGTCGACGCCCACGACATCGCAGAGGGCGCGCTGGACAACGGCGCCGGCACCGCGATGGTCGTCGAACTCGCGAACGCACTTGCCAAACGGGAAGACGAACTCGAGACGCGCGTCGAGTTCGTCGCCTTCGGCGCCGAAGAAGTCGGGCTCACCGGCTCCGCACACTACGCCGCGGAAACCGACCGCGACTCGATCGAGGCGGTGGTCAACAACGACGGCGTCGTTCGCGGCCGCACGCTGTCGCTGGTAACTCACGGGTTCGACGGCCTCGAGGCCGCGGTGGACGCGGTCGCGGACCGTTACGACCACCCGATCGAGACGGTCCCGAAACTCGGCCCGCACAGCGACCACTGGCCGTTCGTCCAGCGGGGCGTCCCCGGCTACCACGTCAAGTCGACGTCCGACGATGTCGGCCGCGGCTGGGGCCACACCTTCGCCGACACGCTCGAGAAACTCGAGCGGCGGACGCTGCGCGAGCAGGCGATCTTGCTGACCGAACTCGTCGTCGATCTCGCGAGCGCGGATCGAGCCGTCGAGCACCGCGATCCGGAGGCGATCGCCGCGGAGCTGGAAGCGCAGGACCTCGCGGAAGGAATGCGGATTACGGGCGACTGGCCGTACGACGACTGA
- a CDS encoding DUF7124 domain-containing protein gives MNGDTDMTLAFELEALKELASPESVFEDARGWTEYIGVVSEKPTYVVTNFTRKNRIRQDFFSGPRGKAESLDGVKDQFDTERYVYIGASDEDEKLAGRVGWEYLDVEEAAEAADWVLATSVEDEEDDAEPVRDDWP, from the coding sequence ATGAACGGCGATACGGACATGACCCTGGCGTTCGAACTCGAGGCGCTGAAGGAACTCGCCTCGCCCGAGAGCGTCTTCGAGGACGCCAGAGGCTGGACCGAGTACATCGGCGTCGTCTCCGAGAAACCGACCTACGTCGTCACGAACTTCACCCGGAAGAACCGCATCCGGCAGGACTTCTTCTCCGGCCCCCGCGGCAAGGCCGAGAGCCTCGACGGCGTCAAGGACCAGTTCGATACGGAACGGTACGTCTACATCGGCGCCAGCGACGAGGACGAGAAGTTAGCCGGCCGCGTCGGCTGGGAGTATCTCGACGTCGAGGAGGCCGCCGAGGCGGCCGACTGGGTCCTCGCGACCAGCGTCGAGGACGAGGAAGACGACGCCGAACCGGTCCGGGACGACTGGCCCTGA
- a CDS encoding aldo/keto reductase, whose protein sequence is METRPLGDTGHESTVATFGAIALNWLEQAGANQMVEQVLDYGVNHFDVAPTYGDAELKLGPKLRQHREEIYLGCKTQEREYEGARRKLERSLDRLGIDHIDLYQIHGLEYEHELETITGEGGALEAFRDARDEGLIGDIGLTSHGNPQLILDAIDRIDDLSTVMFPLNPVVAGKDGDEYDYEAVLERAEEEGIGTLGIKAFAKGSWPPTDELPEDDRPYANWYEPVDRPDEIRERFDFAASQGLTTVVTPGDPKLVAMVLDAADRYEELSESEQRSLIEQARHDESPVPEQLHH, encoded by the coding sequence ATGGAAACTCGTCCCCTCGGCGACACCGGACACGAGAGCACCGTCGCGACGTTCGGCGCGATCGCGCTCAACTGGCTCGAGCAGGCGGGCGCGAATCAGATGGTCGAGCAGGTCCTCGACTACGGCGTCAACCACTTCGACGTGGCGCCGACCTACGGCGACGCGGAGCTCAAACTCGGTCCGAAACTCCGCCAGCACCGCGAGGAGATCTACCTCGGCTGCAAGACCCAGGAGCGCGAGTACGAGGGCGCGCGCCGCAAACTCGAGCGCTCGCTCGACCGCCTCGGAATCGACCACATCGACCTCTACCAGATCCACGGCCTCGAGTACGAGCACGAACTCGAGACGATCACGGGCGAAGGCGGCGCGCTCGAGGCGTTCCGGGACGCCCGGGACGAGGGCCTGATCGGCGACATCGGCCTGACGAGCCACGGGAACCCGCAACTCATCCTCGACGCGATCGACCGAATTGACGACCTCTCGACGGTGATGTTCCCGCTAAACCCCGTCGTGGCCGGCAAGGACGGCGACGAGTACGACTACGAGGCCGTCCTCGAGCGCGCCGAGGAGGAAGGGATCGGAACGCTCGGCATCAAGGCCTTCGCGAAGGGGTCGTGGCCCCCGACGGACGAACTGCCGGAGGACGACCGCCCCTACGCGAACTGGTACGAACCGGTCGACCGACCGGACGAAATCAGAGAGCGATTCGACTTCGCGGCGTCGCAGGGGCTGACGACCGTCGTCACGCCCGGCGATCCGAAACTCGTGGCGATGGTGCTCGACGCCGCCGACCGCTACGAGGAACTGAGCGAGAGCGAACAGCGCTCGCTGATCGAGCAAGCGCGCCACGACGAGAGTCCGGTTCCAGAACAGCTTCACCACTAG
- a CDS encoding midas domain-containing protein codes for MSEDPDHDLTAELPGADEERLEELTDQAPIDPEAAKDVVTGIDVPAGTLSLAGGGLLLLSALRSAGRGQLRAIPKGIAAAGLLSYGLGKRDADGEFGLQSSTGLGLRSDEDESSTFDPSSVEGVESGTEGKETSDAAAAAATRPDLSQQSEIDPDTGEIEESPTIDADEDGGSEIEFTEDADGSKGELEAEDDDPRRDTADDDEPLEIDVSDSAMADEASEATGPDPEQAQPAQTDATEPEETPDEDASDMKVEPDDEEDIVDGTDEEPDDDGSDSEADNEESE; via the coding sequence ATGTCAGAGGACCCAGATCACGACCTGACGGCGGAACTGCCGGGAGCGGACGAAGAGCGTCTCGAGGAACTGACCGACCAAGCACCGATCGATCCCGAGGCGGCGAAAGACGTCGTCACCGGCATCGACGTCCCCGCGGGGACGCTGTCGCTCGCCGGCGGCGGGCTCTTGCTGCTCTCCGCGCTCCGATCGGCGGGTCGCGGACAGCTGCGCGCGATTCCGAAAGGGATCGCCGCCGCCGGACTGCTCAGCTACGGGCTCGGCAAGCGCGACGCGGACGGCGAGTTTGGACTGCAGTCGAGCACCGGGCTCGGACTCCGGTCGGACGAGGACGAGTCGTCGACGTTCGATCCGAGCAGCGTCGAGGGCGTCGAGAGCGGTACCGAGGGAAAGGAGACATCCGACGCGGCCGCCGCGGCGGCCACCCGACCCGACCTCAGCCAGCAGTCGGAGATCGATCCCGACACCGGCGAGATCGAGGAGTCCCCGACCATCGACGCGGACGAGGACGGCGGCTCGGAGATCGAGTTCACCGAAGACGCCGACGGCTCAAAGGGCGAACTCGAGGCCGAAGACGACGATCCGCGGCGCGATACGGCGGACGACGACGAGCCCCTCGAGATCGACGTCTCCGATTCGGCGATGGCTGACGAAGCATCAGAGGCCACGGGACCGGACCCGGAGCAGGCCCAGCCGGCCCAGACCGACGCGACAGAACCGGAGGAAACCCCCGACGAGGATGCGTCGGACATGAAGGTAGAGCCGGACGACGAGGAGGATATCGTCGACGGGACTGACGAGGAACCGGATGACGATGGGAGCGACTCCGAAGCCGACAACGAAGAAAGCGAGTAG
- the nth gene encoding endonuclease III encodes MGTPRETRAEQAEEVIERLEAEYPDSTISLRYSNRLELLIAVILSAQCTDERVNKETEHLFEKYDGPEDYANVPEEELAEDLNSITYYNSKAGYIKSSCETILEEHDGEVPDTMDELTELSGVGRKTANVVLQHGHDVVEGIVVDTHVQRLTRRLGLTEEERPEAIEQDLMEIVPEGYWQQFTHLCIDHGRATCTARNPDCAECVLADICPSAKGDGEIDLASGDPW; translated from the coding sequence ATGGGAACCCCACGCGAGACGAGAGCCGAGCAGGCCGAGGAGGTGATCGAGCGACTCGAGGCGGAGTATCCCGACTCGACGATTTCGCTGCGCTACTCGAACCGCCTCGAGTTGCTGATCGCGGTGATCCTCTCGGCTCAGTGTACCGACGAGCGGGTGAACAAGGAGACCGAGCACCTCTTCGAGAAGTACGACGGCCCCGAGGACTACGCCAACGTACCCGAGGAGGAGCTCGCGGAGGACCTGAACTCGATCACCTACTACAACAGCAAGGCGGGCTACATCAAGAGCTCCTGCGAGACGATCCTCGAGGAGCACGACGGCGAGGTGCCGGACACGATGGACGAACTGACGGAGCTGTCGGGCGTCGGCCGGAAGACGGCCAACGTCGTCCTCCAGCACGGCCACGACGTCGTCGAGGGGATCGTCGTCGACACGCACGTCCAGCGGCTCACCCGGCGGCTCGGCCTGACCGAGGAGGAGCGCCCGGAGGCGATCGAGCAGGACCTGATGGAGATCGTCCCCGAGGGCTACTGGCAGCAGTTCACCCACCTCTGTATCGACCACGGGCGGGCGACCTGTACGGCTCGGAATCCCGACTGTGCGGAGTGCGTGCTCGCGGACATCTGTCCCTCCGCAAAGGGCGACGGCGAAATCGACCTCGCGTCCGGCGACCCCTGGTAA